In a genomic window of Methanogenium sp. S4BF:
- a CDS encoding TetR/AcrR family transcriptional regulator has protein sequence MPRVAPGYKEDVRRRIMRAALEEVNACGLQALRMEDVAARVGISRAALYNYFSDKEALLGAIIHEMQEEGMSVLEDTFQEKSFKDALSFIFELMVLSAQEMPGVEAELFSIASRTPKIQCLMHSTFEDGLLKLSGLIEEGQKGGEIVSAGDPRCLAEIVMYTLGGLKHAIIFGSDTAVLKTRWNAMTELLFFTEEKPGD, from the coding sequence ATGCCACGTGTTGCTCCCGGATATAAAGAGGATGTACGCCGCCGCATTATGAGGGCGGCACTGGAAGAAGTCAATGCCTGTGGCCTGCAGGCGCTTCGAATGGAGGATGTGGCTGCACGCGTTGGTATCTCCCGTGCTGCGCTCTATAATTATTTCAGTGACAAAGAAGCCCTTCTTGGCGCAATTATTCATGAGATGCAGGAAGAAGGGATGTCTGTTCTTGAGGACACCTTCCAGGAGAAATCTTTTAAGGACGCCCTCTCCTTTATCTTTGAACTGATGGTCCTCTCCGCACAGGAGATGCCCGGGGTTGAAGCCGAACTCTTCAGCATCGCCTCCCGTACTCCGAAGATTCAGTGTTTAATGCATTCTACCTTTGAAGACGGACTTCTGAAACTCTCCGGACTTATTGAGGAAGGACAGAAGGGCGGGGAGATTGTATCTGCCGGTGATCCCCGCTGTCTTGCTGAGATCGTGATGTACACGCTCGGGGGGCTGAAGCATGCGATCATCTTTGGATCTGATACCGCTGTTCTGAAGACGCGCTGGAATGCCATGACGGAGCTGCTTTTTTTTACCGAAGAAAAACCGGGCGACTGA